In the genome of Chryseobacterium phocaeense, the window AGCCGTGAAAATATCAAAGTCACTGGCCAAAAGCGGAGATACCGTGCTGCTTTCCCCATGCTGCGCAAGCTTTGACCTTTTCAAAAGCTATGAAGATAGGGGAAGACAGTTTAAAGAACAGGTATTAAAGTAAATGTAGAAAAAGTAAAATGTCGGATGTAAAAAGTATATTGTACACTATACATTTTACTTTTTACAGGAATACAGAAACAATATGGACGAACAGAACACAGAAAACAGAATTGAATTGCTAAAGGGCGATAAAGTACTTTGGATGGTCATCCTTGTGATCTCCATTTTCTCTATCTTCCCGGTATATTCTGCAAGTTCAAATCTGGAATATATCGTTAATAACGGGACCACTACCGGTCACGTGATCAAACATATGTTCTTTGTGGTTCTTGGTCTTGTGATCATGAGAGTGGTGGGAATGATAAAATACGAATACATCGGAAAGCTCAGCAGCATTCTGCTCGGCTTAATGATTGTCCTTCTCGTAGTCACCATGTTTACAGGTCAGACCATCGATGGAGCCAGTGCTTCCAGATGGCTGAAAATCCCTGGAACGCCCATTTCATTCCAGCCGTCATCATTTGCCTTCCTGATGCTCATCATCTATCTCTGCAGGTATCTCACCAAAAAGATAACCAGAGAAAGGCTTCCCATTGAGAACGTAATGTACATCTTCGGCCCTATCCTGCTGGTTTTTGTACTGGTTGCCAAAGATAACGGGTCCACAGCCTTGATGATCCTGATGGTCTCAGTAATTGTCCTCATTATAGGTCAGCTTCACTGGAAGTATATTGCAGGGTTTATTTCCTCATCAGTGGTTGCTATTGTCTTGTTTCTGATTATAGCACTTAACACCAACCTCATTGGAGGAAACCGTGTACACACCTGGATGAGCCGTATAGAAACCTTTACATCCAGCAAGGCAAAAACAGCCGACGTAGATGATGAAAGCGTAAAAGCCAAAAATTATCAGGTCATGCAGGCCACAGCAGCCATCGTACACGGCAGTGTTACAGGAATGGGACCGGGAAAAAGCGCACTGAAGCAAATGCTTCCCCAGTCCGCCTCCGACTTTATTTTTGCAGTTATTGTAGAAGAATACGGATTAATTGGGGCAGCCTTCCTTATCAGTCTTTATCTCATAATGATCATAAGGATTGTGATGATCGCCAGCAAAATGCCCGCCTTTTTCGGGTCTTTGCTCGTGCTCAGCCTCGGGGTAATGATTTTTGTACAGCTCTCAGTGAATATCGCCGTTGCCGTCAACCTCATCCCGGTTACAGGACAGCCGCTGCCACTGATAAGCTATGGAGGAACCTCCATGCTGGTTACCTACCTCCAGCTTGGAATAATTTTAAATATAAGCTCAAGGATACAGATATATGATGAAGAAGGAATGGGCAAAAAACAAAGTGTAGCAGAAATTAACGATATCGCATAAACCAAAGAGTCCCAACGGGACGATTTAACAAAGGGTAGGATAAAATCCTATCTAAAATGAAAAAAGATATCAAACGTATAGACGAAATGAACAAAAAATTAAAAGTAGTATTATCAGGCGGCGGAACAGGAGGACACATCTTTCCGGCCATTGCCATTGCAGATGAAATCAGAAAAAGATTTCCTGATGCAGAGTTTTTGTTCATCGGAGCCAACGGAAAAATGGAAATGGAAAAAGTTCCGCAGGCTGGTTATATGATTGAAGGAATAGATATCGCCGGAATCGACAGGGGAAATATATTATCCAATTTAGGACTTCCTTTTAAAATCCTGAAAAGCTTATCAAGATCAAAGAAGCTGATTAAAAACTTCGCACCGGATTTTGCAGTGGGTACCGGAGGTTTTGCAAGCGGGCCGGCTTTGTATGAAGCCAACAGACTTGGGATCCCAATTTTCATCCAGGAGCAGAATGCCCACGCCGGGGTAACCAATAAAATATTAAGTAAGAAAGCCAAAGCTGTATTTACGGCTTATCCGAAAGTGGAAGGCTTCCCTGCCGACAAAATAAAATTCCTGGGAAATCCTATCCGTGAAAATATCATCACAGGAATGCAGGAAACCGGTCAGGCCAAAGAAAAAATGGGACTGAACAAAGACAAGCTGACCATTCTATCTGTTGGTGGCTCTTTAGGTTCAAGAACATTAAATAACGGATGGAAAGATAACCTTGAAAAGCTAAAAGAAAAAGGGTATCAACTGATCTGGCAGACCGGAAAGCTGGATTATAAAGAACTGAGCAATGAATCCCGGATCTCAGATCTCGGAGTTCAGGTTCAGTTAAAGGAATTCATCAAGGATATGGAACTGGCCTACTCTGCGGCTGATATTATTGTTTCAAGAGCAGGTGCCATTGCCATTTCAGAGCTGGCAGTTGCCAGAAAACCGGTTCTCCTGGTGCCCTTCCCGTTTGCAGCGGAAGACCATCAGACCAAAAATGCCATGAATCTGGTTGAAAAAAATGCAGCCAGAATGGTAAAAGACTCTGAAATGCAGGAAAAATTCTGGAACACCCTGGAAGAAATCTGCAGCAGTGAAAATGTAAGAAATGAAATGTCTCAGAATCTGGAATATTTTGCCAAGCCAAACGCCGCAAAAGAAATTGTAGATGAGATATTTAAAACTGTAAAAAGTACATAAATACATTGTACATAATACATTAATACAAATAAATGAATATTTTAGAAACATATCAGAATTATTACTTCGTAGGAATCGGAGGTATCGGAATGAGTGCTTTGGCACGCTATTTCAATGCTTCCGGTAAGAAAGTGCTGGGCTATGACAAAACCAACACCAAGCTTACCGAACAGTTAATGAAAGAAGGAATTGATATTGTTTTCGAAGATCATATTGACAGGAGGATTACCGGGCTTCAAAAAGAAGATACATTGGTGATCTATACGCCAGCGATCAAAACACTGGGAATCCTGGATTATTTCAATAACAATCAGTTTGAAGTTTTAAAACGTGCAAAAGTTTTAGGCCTGATCACTGAAAATACAGCCTGTATCGCCATAGCCGGAACCCATGGAAAAACAACAACCTCTACATTGGTTTCACACCTTTGTAAAGAAGCCAACCTTCCATTCTCATGCTTTTTAGGAGGTATTTCTGAGAATTTCAGATCAAACTTCCTGTATAACGGGACAAAATATTCAGTGGTGGAAGCCGATGAGTATGACAGAAGCTTCCTGAACCTTTCTCCGGACTGGGCTGTGGTAACCTCTACCGATGCAGACCATTTGGATATTTACGGTGATAAAAGCCATATTGAAGAAGGTTTCAAGCAGTTTGCTGCACTCGTTCCTGATGACAAACAGCTTTTTGTAAGAAAAGGACTGGAAATCGGACGGGCTCACAAAACATATGCGGTGAATGAAACAGCAGATTATTATTCCGATAATCTCCGCATGGATCATGATAAGATCTACTTTGATTTCCACACCCCATTCGAAACCATAAAAGATTTTGTTTGGGAAATTCCGGGAATTCATAATGTGGAAAATGCTACGGCAGCTTTGGCGATTCTTCACAATTTAGGAGTAGATTTTGAAACCCTGAAAAAAGCAATTGCCAATTTTAAAGGAATTAAAAGAAGATATACCAAACATATTTATCCGAACGGTAAAATTTATATTGATGATTATGCCCACCACCCGACTGAAATTAATGCAGTGGTAAGCTCCATCAAAACCTTTTATCCCGATAAAAAACTATTGGTAGTTTTCCAGCCCCATCTTTTCAGCAGAACAAGAGACTTCGCTGACGGATTTGCAGAAAGCCTGAGCAAAGCAGACGAACTGATTCTTCTGGACATCTATCCTGCAAGAGAACTTCAGGAAAATTTTGAAGGAATAACCTCCGGCTGGCTGCTGGAAAAAGTAGACTTAGATAAAAAAGAAAGATCGGACCTGTCCGGTGCTTTCGAAAAAATAAAAGAAAAAGATTTTGATATCCTCCTCACAGTAGGTGCAGGAAACATTGACACCCTGTATGACCCTGTTTGTGAATGGATAAGTTCTTCTGTACAAAGTAAAATGTAAAAAGTACTAAGTACAGAAATCATTTAAGAGAATAACTAGTTAAAATACAATAGTACATTGTACTTTTTACATTGTACAAAAAATATGAAAAATAAATACAGAATATTAAAAATTGCTGTCACAGTGATCATCCTTGGATTACTGCTGAGTTTCTCATTGAAGAGATTCAGCGGCCAGAAGATCACGGACAATAAGATTTCTGTAAAAATGAATGAAAAAACACCCGTATACTTCATTGATGAAAAAGATATCCGGGAAATTGTAAAAAAAGAAAACCCTTCAGGAAAGGTTGGGGACCTGAATATTCCGGTGCTCGAAAAGAAAATTAATGCCCTTCCGGCTGTAGATAGTGCCAATGTCTACTTAAACCTCAACGGAAAGCTGTATCTGGACATCAAGCAAAGAGTGCCTGCATTCAGATTAAATAAAGATGGAAGAGACTTCTATGTAGACGAAAAAGGAACCGAGTTTCCTATTTCAAAAACTTATTCCCATCCATGCATGCTCGTAACAGGAAATGTAAAGCCTGACGAATACGAGAAACTAGCCGAGCTGGTCAAGAAAATTGATAAAGATGATTTCAGTAAAAAATTCTTTATTGGAATTTCAAAAAGCAAAGACAGTTATAATCTCCTTACAAGTGATGGAAATTATAAAGTAGAAATAGGAGATCTGGATAATATAGAATTTAAAGTTAAAGGCCTCAAAACCTTTGTAGAAAAGTATCTGGTGTTCCAGGACCCTCAAAAATACAGTATGGTTTCCGTAAAATACCAGAACCAGATTGTAACCACTTTAAATCCTTATTTCAAAGAAAACGACAGTATTCTGAAAGCAGGAAATAAAGAACTGGCAAAAACTCCGGTCCTGGCAGCAGCAAAGAAACCGGAAATACTGCCTAAAATGGCTGACACCAAGAAAGCAAAAACCCCACCCGCAAAAGCGAAGGAAAAGCCTAAACCCAGGGCAGCAGCCAAACCAAAGGAAACGAAAAAGCCCACAGCCGCAAAGCCCAGGGCAAAAGTGAAAATAGAATAGCAGAAAGAGTCCCGAAGGGACGATTTAATAAAAGATAGGATAAAATCCTATCAATGGATAAAAAGAAAAAAAATCAAATCGACATAAAATGGAAAATCAAGAGTATTCAGTAGGTCTGGACATCGGGACAACAAAGATTGTCGCGATTGTCGGAAGGAGGAATGCACACGGGAAAATAGAAGTTCTCGGGGTTGGAAAGGCCAAAAGTCTTGGAGTTCATAAAGGAATTGTGAATAATATTTCACAGACCATTAATTCAATCAAGGCCGCCGTTTCAGAAGCACAATCCAGCGCAGGAGTTCCTATCCGTAAAGTTACGGTAGGTATCGCGGGAAAACATATCCGTTCCCTGCAGCATTCCGACTATATCATGCGTGAGCATCCGGATAAATTTATCACAGATGATGACATCGAAGCCCTGAAAGACCAGGTAAAAAAACTGGTGATGCTTCCCGGAGAAGAAATCATCCACGTTCTTCCACAGGAATACAAAGTGGATTCCGAGGGTGAAATTCAGGAGCCGGTAGGAATGCACGGAAAACGCCTGGAAGCCAATTTCCACGTGGTAGTAGGCCAGATGGGCAGCATCAGAAACATCGCAAGATGTGTAAGAGAAGCCGGTCTTGAAATGGAGGCCCTTACCCTGGAACCTCTGGCTTCTTCAGAAGCGGTGCTTACCAAAGAAGAAAAAGAAGCAGGTGTTGCTATTGTAGATATCGGAGGCGGTACCACAGACATTGCCATCTTCAAAGATAACATCATTCGTCATACCTGCGTCATTCCTTACGGAGGAGGTATTATTACGGAAGATATCAAAGAAGGTTGTTCCATCATAGAAAAACATGCAGAACAGCTGAAAGTAAAATTTGGTTCTGCCGTTCCTGAACTGGAAAAAGACAGTACATTCGTAACCATTCCTGGCCTTCACGGAAGACCGGATAAGGAAATTTCACTTAAAACTTTGGCTCAGATCATTAATGCCAGAGTAGAAGAAATCCTGGAAATGGTGAATACAGAACTTAAAGCCTACGGCGCATTCGAGCAAAAGAAAAAACTGATCGCAGGAATTGTCCTTACGGGTGGTGGATCCAATCTGAAGCATCTTCGCCAGCTGGCCAATTATACCACTGGTTTTGACAGCAGAATCGGTTTTGCCAACGAATATATAGCCAACGATAAAAACCAGTACCTGAAAGGCCCGGAATTTGCTACTTCAATCGGTTTACTGATGGAGAGTTTAAAGATCCGCGACAAAAAGCAGGGAGCAGAAGCAGAACCGGTTGTAGAAGAGCAGCCAGCCAAAACGGAAGCTACTGTAACACAGGCAGAAACAGCTCAGCCCATACAGCCGGCAGCGGTGGTTCAGGAGCAGGCCGCTGTGAGTGAGCAGCAGGAAAACAGAAGAGCGAAGCTCACGTTCGGGCAGTCGCTGATGGAAAAAGTTAAAAAATTCTTTGAAGAAGTAGAATAAAGCATAAATGATAAAAGATGATTGATTATTGATAAATACCATTTATCACACATCAGGTATCATTCATCAATTATCATTCATCAATTATAAAAAGCATAGTTATGGAAAATATAGGTACACAAGGATTTTCATTTGATTTGCCAAAAGGAAATTCATCCATTATAAAAGTTATCGGTGTAGGGGGCGGTGGAAACAATGCCCTGAAACACATGTACGAAAAAGGTATTTACGGAGTCGATTTCGTGATCTGTAATACCGATGCCCAAACTCTCGACAATAATCCTGTTGCCAATAAAGTGCAGCTTGGTACTACGATTACAGAAGGGCTTGGTGCAGGAGCAGATCCTGAAGTAGGGGAAAAATCTGCCATTGAAAGCATCGAAGAAATCAAGGCCGCTATGGGTCAGAATACCAAAATGGTATTCATCACTGCCGGAATGGGTGGTGGTACGGGAACCGGAGCAGCTCCGGTGATCGCAAAAGTAGCCAAAGACATGGGAATTCTTACGGTAGGTATCGTTACCGTTCCTTTCAGCTTTGAAGGAAAAAGAAGACTTGAGCAGGCAGAAAACGGTCTTGAAAAATTAAGAAATAATGTTGATTCACTGATTGTGATCAATAATGATAAATTAAGACAGCAGTTCGGAAACCTTGGATTCAAACAGGGATTCTCAAAAGCCGATGAAGTGTTAACCAATGCCGCAAAAGGAATGGCAGAAGTTATTACCGGTTACTTTGATGTAAACATTGACTTCAGAGATGCTAAATCTGTTCTTCAGAACTCCGGAACTGCACTGATGTCTACAGGGATCGCTTCCGGGGAAAACAAAGCCGAAGAAGCCGTTAAAAAGGCCCTTGATTCTCCGTTGTTGAATGACAATAAGATCACCGGTGCTAAAAACGTCCTTCTGTTGATCAGAAGTGGTGCGGAAGAAGTGACCATGGACGAGATTGGGGTAATTATGGACCATATCCAGAAAGAAGCCGGAAATACCGCTGATATCATCTTCGGGGTAGGTGCGGATGAGGAACTTGGAGATTCTGTAAGCGTTCTTGTAATTGCTACAGGTTTTTCAAATGA includes:
- a CDS encoding FtsW/RodA/SpoVE family cell cycle protein, yielding MDEQNTENRIELLKGDKVLWMVILVISIFSIFPVYSASSNLEYIVNNGTTTGHVIKHMFFVVLGLVIMRVVGMIKYEYIGKLSSILLGLMIVLLVVTMFTGQTIDGASASRWLKIPGTPISFQPSSFAFLMLIIYLCRYLTKKITRERLPIENVMYIFGPILLVFVLVAKDNGSTALMILMVSVIVLIIGQLHWKYIAGFISSSVVAIVLFLIIALNTNLIGGNRVHTWMSRIETFTSSKAKTADVDDESVKAKNYQVMQATAAIVHGSVTGMGPGKSALKQMLPQSASDFIFAVIVEEYGLIGAAFLISLYLIMIIRIVMIASKMPAFFGSLLVLSLGVMIFVQLSVNIAVAVNLIPVTGQPLPLISYGGTSMLVTYLQLGIILNISSRIQIYDEEGMGKKQSVAEINDIA
- the ftsZ gene encoding cell division protein FtsZ, with the protein product MENIGTQGFSFDLPKGNSSIIKVIGVGGGGNNALKHMYEKGIYGVDFVICNTDAQTLDNNPVANKVQLGTTITEGLGAGADPEVGEKSAIESIEEIKAAMGQNTKMVFITAGMGGGTGTGAAPVIAKVAKDMGILTVGIVTVPFSFEGKRRLEQAENGLEKLRNNVDSLIVINNDKLRQQFGNLGFKQGFSKADEVLTNAAKGMAEVITGYFDVNIDFRDAKSVLQNSGTALMSTGIASGENKAEEAVKKALDSPLLNDNKITGAKNVLLLIRSGAEEVTMDEIGVIMDHIQKEAGNTADIIFGVGADEELGDSVSVLVIATGFSNDSKKFAGPTEKIRISLNDSMEAPKASPFKTREERETHETTHDFGGKHTFRLDDEDSDVPQFGMKSSEKKMIIEEEEIKKEVKFFDKEEDTQNSPVNSWRNEEESAEESYSLFSYDEEAEDPNDLEIESFKFDFDARKDEAPSTPASSAFSEEKPIEFSFFVNNQPSSNEPKTDFGQPKAEFTAPVSAVTEIPVQAVEAIFQTKQEEPKAETKPAFEEKTEIEAPKSTESEFTFVNKAVDQDRILERRNKLKEFNSRYQSFDSTSEFESVPAFKRKNIAIDGTNASDQNINTYLSDNNGSMQVRENRFLNKDVD
- a CDS encoding cell division protein FtsQ/DivIB — its product is MKNKYRILKIAVTVIILGLLLSFSLKRFSGQKITDNKISVKMNEKTPVYFIDEKDIREIVKKENPSGKVGDLNIPVLEKKINALPAVDSANVYLNLNGKLYLDIKQRVPAFRLNKDGRDFYVDEKGTEFPISKTYSHPCMLVTGNVKPDEYEKLAELVKKIDKDDFSKKFFIGISKSKDSYNLLTSDGNYKVEIGDLDNIEFKVKGLKTFVEKYLVFQDPQKYSMVSVKYQNQIVTTLNPYFKENDSILKAGNKELAKTPVLAAAKKPEILPKMADTKKAKTPPAKAKEKPKPRAAAKPKETKKPTAAKPRAKVKIE
- the murC gene encoding UDP-N-acetylmuramate--L-alanine ligase, yielding MNILETYQNYYFVGIGGIGMSALARYFNASGKKVLGYDKTNTKLTEQLMKEGIDIVFEDHIDRRITGLQKEDTLVIYTPAIKTLGILDYFNNNQFEVLKRAKVLGLITENTACIAIAGTHGKTTTSTLVSHLCKEANLPFSCFLGGISENFRSNFLYNGTKYSVVEADEYDRSFLNLSPDWAVVTSTDADHLDIYGDKSHIEEGFKQFAALVPDDKQLFVRKGLEIGRAHKTYAVNETADYYSDNLRMDHDKIYFDFHTPFETIKDFVWEIPGIHNVENATAALAILHNLGVDFETLKKAIANFKGIKRRYTKHIYPNGKIYIDDYAHHPTEINAVVSSIKTFYPDKKLLVVFQPHLFSRTRDFADGFAESLSKADELILLDIYPARELQENFEGITSGWLLEKVDLDKKERSDLSGAFEKIKEKDFDILLTVGAGNIDTLYDPVCEWISSSVQSKM
- the ftsA gene encoding cell division protein FtsA; translation: MENQEYSVGLDIGTTKIVAIVGRRNAHGKIEVLGVGKAKSLGVHKGIVNNISQTINSIKAAVSEAQSSAGVPIRKVTVGIAGKHIRSLQHSDYIMREHPDKFITDDDIEALKDQVKKLVMLPGEEIIHVLPQEYKVDSEGEIQEPVGMHGKRLEANFHVVVGQMGSIRNIARCVREAGLEMEALTLEPLASSEAVLTKEEKEAGVAIVDIGGGTTDIAIFKDNIIRHTCVIPYGGGIITEDIKEGCSIIEKHAEQLKVKFGSAVPELEKDSTFVTIPGLHGRPDKEISLKTLAQIINARVEEILEMVNTELKAYGAFEQKKKLIAGIVLTGGGSNLKHLRQLANYTTGFDSRIGFANEYIANDKNQYLKGPEFATSIGLLMESLKIRDKKQGAEAEPVVEEQPAKTEATVTQAETAQPIQPAAVVQEQAAVSEQQENRRAKLTFGQSLMEKVKKFFEEVE
- the murG gene encoding undecaprenyldiphospho-muramoylpentapeptide beta-N-acetylglucosaminyltransferase, whose amino-acid sequence is MNKKLKVVLSGGGTGGHIFPAIAIADEIRKRFPDAEFLFIGANGKMEMEKVPQAGYMIEGIDIAGIDRGNILSNLGLPFKILKSLSRSKKLIKNFAPDFAVGTGGFASGPALYEANRLGIPIFIQEQNAHAGVTNKILSKKAKAVFTAYPKVEGFPADKIKFLGNPIRENIITGMQETGQAKEKMGLNKDKLTILSVGGSLGSRTLNNGWKDNLEKLKEKGYQLIWQTGKLDYKELSNESRISDLGVQVQLKEFIKDMELAYSAADIIVSRAGAIAISELAVARKPVLLVPFPFAAEDHQTKNAMNLVEKNAARMVKDSEMQEKFWNTLEEICSSENVRNEMSQNLEYFAKPNAAKEIVDEIFKTVKST